A segment of the uncultured Desulfobulbus sp. genome:
ACACGATCATCCCATACATATTTGCCGATATAGCTCAGTTTGGTAGAGCGGCTGATTCGTAATCAGTAGGTCACCGGTTCAAGTCCGGTTATCGGCTCCAAATAATTCCAGGCACTTAGCTCTCAACAAGCAAGTGCCTTTTTTATTTTTACGTCTATATTTCTAGGCCATTACTAGAAATTTCGTATCTATGTATAGCCGTATGTGAGGATTTAGTAGCGAGGGAGCCCAAAGAGGGTAATGAACAGCTTGGTTTGACTCTTAATCAATTGGTCCAGAGTTCGAATCTCCGACGGCCCACCATAAATATCAAGCACTTAGCTCGTTTTGAGTTAAGTGCTTTTTTTGTTTACCAGGCAGTGCGTACACCCCGTGCACAACTCTTTCATTTTGCAGAACCACTTAGCGTGCTCCTCCCGCCCAGAAAATCATTGCCAAGTCATTTGATACATTCTTGCACGAATGCAAGTCTATTCTTTTTCACCCTCCAGAAGAAGAGGATACACCATCAATAGCGGCAGCGTGGTTGGCTTTTTTTGCCAGACATACTCATAGCACCCCATATCAGTCGTTGCGGTCGCATCTGCATTGCCGTCCAGGATCCGGGCCGTATCGACAAGATCATAGTCCGGCAGATAGGCGGCTGTATTCAAACCTGAATCTATACACGGTGAGGTAGATTTGAGCTGAAAGTTGCCCTCCGCCGACTCACTGAAAACAGGGGACAGACTGAGGTTTTCCTCCAGATCCGGGCTGATGGCCGTGGCCTCGTTCCAGAGATGCAGGTAATCCGAATGACTGATCAGCAACGAGCTTCCCGCCGTCAACGCCGAGGAATGTATATTGTTTGCAATATCAGCTCCATAGCTATTGCTGGTCATAATCTTATTTTCGGCGACAATGGTATTGTACAAAAATACATGACCAGGCGCCCAGGATACAAGCGACGACTCACTGGTTCCAGCTGGAAAGGAACGAAGCGCCAGCCCACCGCCGTTAAAGGAACTCCCGCTTGTCCCATAACCGACATTTTGCGTGATCGTGTTGTTGACAATATAAGCATCTCCCGCAAAGACAAAAATATTCATCCCGGCACCGTCCCCCTGGATACAGTTTTCCGTGCAGACGGTGTTCCCGTAGATGAGATTGTTCTGCAACACGGTGATGCCGTTTGAAAATATATCGCAGCCACCGCCGCTGCCTTCAATGGCTTCCGGACTCGACACGCTGTTGTTTCTGATGATGTTGTCACGGACATAGAGCGCACCACCGGTATTGGTGGTCGCAAAATCATAGGCCCCGGCGGCAAACCCGCCGGCGGCATCTTCGGCGTGATTGTTTTCGATGATGCACTTTTCGATGTCAATACGCGACGGCGCAGCGGTGAAGGCGAGCAGGCCGCCGCCGATGAAGCTGGAACCATTTTTGATGGTGAGCCCCTGGACCTTAACATCTCCCGCCACGATGGCCGGGTTTTCCAGATCGTTCAGTTTGAGATTGAGTACAGTTCCGGCCGCATTCCCGTCCAGCACCGTCCTCTGAGGGTCCGGCGATTGGCTGGTAAATGTATCATTCCACCCCCCCAGAATCTCCAGAGCACCTGTATGACCAGCCCCAGGGAAATAGGTAAAATTTCCAGAATATTGTCCTTCTTGCAGACGAAGAACCGTATCGCCCCCACCATTGATTTCAGCTGCATGCAAGGCGGCCTGTAGGGAACAGTTAGAATCGGAGCAATCACTGTCGGAATTAGGGGCAACGTTATAGGTCGACGCGGAAGAAATACCTGCAAAAGCTGTCCATATAACAACAAACTGAATTGTCGCCCACAGGCCCATTGTTGATTTTTTCATAGATCTTCTGGTTGCTCTGTTGTTGAAATGTAAGCGCCAACCGGACCACACCCAATTTCACGCAATAGTTTGCACGCAGGCTTCTCGAGCATTCCACAGCAGTAGTGCTTCGTAGTCCTCGAGTGTCGCAGCTAATGGTAACTTCTCGAAGATGTAGCGCAGGTAGGAGTAGGGGGCGACAGTATTGGCTTTGGCCGTTTCGATCAGGCTATAAAGGGCGGCGCTGGCTTCCGCTCCTTGGGGAGTCCCTGCAAAAAGCCAGTTTTTCCTGCCTACGGCAAAGGGGCGTATGCAATTTTCGGTCAGATTGTTGTCTGGACTGAGGTTGCCATGCTCGAGATAGCCTTTAACTCGATCCCACTGGTTGAGGGCATAGATCACGGCTTGGCCTAATAATCCTTTGGGGAGCGTCCTTGCGGATTGTTTCAGTAACCACTGGTGAAAATCTTCCAGAATGGGTTTTGCGTAATTTTGCCGCTGCTGGTAGATCTCGTCGCTGCCCAGGTGCTGTTTTTCAAACTGTCGTTCCAGTTTGTACAGTTTGCTGATAAAAGAGAGCGCAACATCGGCAGCCCCGCTTTTGCGTTTCTTGCCCTGCGCCTTGACAATGTTGTTGAATTTGCGACGTACATGAGCAAGGCAGCCGATATGGGGCACCCCTTCACGGGTATCCAGGAAAGCATAACCGTTGTAGCCATCGCTATGGACATATCCGGAAAAATCTTCTAGAAAACTACGAACCACATCTCCTTCACGGGTTGGTCGATATTGATAGATGATAATGGGGGATTTATCCGGATCACCCCGACGAAAGCCCCACATATAGGACTTGGTTCGAGGTGACCGCCCCGGTTCTTTGATTTGGGGATGAACCGGTGCAACTTTGACCGCGGCGCCATTGTTTTTTTCGCCTTCACACGCCTTGCAGGCGTATTTAGGCCGAATATGGCGAATGACCTGCATTCTGGCTGGAACAATGTCCAACTGCTCGGAGACTTCTTCTCCTATGCGGACTAGGCGACCCCCACATCCACAGGTCTTCTCGCTTTCATCGATATCATGCACCTGCTCAACACGGGGAAGATCCTCAGGAAGCGGCCTCCGGCCCTTCTTGCTTCGCTGATGCCCCTCGATGTTGATTTTTTCCGGCTCGGTATCGCACTCTTCCGGTTCCGGCATGTCAAACAGGGGCAGGATTTGGATTGAACTATCGCTGGTGATTTTTTCGCTTTTGGGGCCAAAGAGTTGTGCCCGAAGGTGGCGGATCTGCTCATGGAGCAGAGATGTTTCTTTTTGGTGTGCCGCCTGTAAGGTATCAAGCTGACCGTGCAATTCAGCAAAAATCTGCTTGAGCGCTTCAGGGGTATTGGGCAATGTGGCGGCATCGAATTTCATGACATATTCATACCATACTCGCCCACTTTTATCACCTTAAACCACTGCGAGTATTCTGGGGACACAATACTAAATATCATTGCTCAATCAGGTGGTTTTCATGCCATACAGATAAATATGGCTCGAATGAAACGGGTATAGTCCCCGGATATCTTCATCATGTGGTTCACCGTGGGGGCCGATCCATGGATATCTTCTCAGAGGAGAATGATCGGAGAGAATACTTGCGCTTTCTTATCCCCGTATCGAAAGATCAGCTTGAAGAAAAAGAACCGCACGGGTCGCCCTTTTGGCCCGGACGCTTTTTATGATGTGGTAAAGCAAACAGCAGGAATAGATACTCGACCCAAACTGCCTGGGCGGCCAATTCAAAAACGGTAATGTGTCACCGGAATAAGCGTACTGCGCATTCCCCCGCTCAAGTGGCTATCGAATAACGTTTTGGATCTCTTTGATCTTGGTGCTACAATAAAGAAACCGTTGGTTAAACTATCACTTTTACAAAGGAAGGAACAATGGCGAAGAAAATATTTTACGCTGTATTGTTGATAGCAATGAGTACTTCCGGAGCCTGGGCTGACAACTCTCTGCTGAGTACAAAGATGAAGCCCACGATCGACACCAACAAGCTTACACGGTTGGTCACGGTGCAATGCCCTGCTGGCTGGACCAAAACGCTCGATAAATCTGAGGTCAAGAGCAGCTGGAGCGAAAACGCCCCTGTCGTGACCTGCAAGCCCAATCCGGGCTTAATCAGATGCCCTGAAGGGACCTATTTTTATGTGAAGGGGAATGAAAATCAAGATGGCTACAAAAATGGGGAGATAGGATGCCATACACCCGTTTGGTAACCTTTGCCACCACCACAGGCTCCCCGTAATTCCAATTTACACTGTACATACCAGGTGAATGGATTATATTGGCGGCCTGATCCCTTGAGGATCGTGCGTTAAATATTTAGGTAATAAAAGCAAAATAGTTCGGAGGCCGCCCTCCCCTCAAGCTTTCTTATTAGTTAAAGTACTCTCAAGCACTTAGCATATCTGTTAAGTGCTTTTTCTTTTTTACAGTGAGACTGCAGGAACCCCTTTCCCTCATTTACGTTACTAATTCGCCCCTCATACTCAGCGGTTTCTCCCGGTATAGATTGTTTTTCTTCTCAGCAAAACAACCACGCATACCTGTCTCTGCTCATGCGTGGTGGCCCCTCTAATTAACCAACAGAATGGCGATTCAACTCGATTGTATTAACTTCATAAATGTTCAGGAAGCGCCTGTCTCTTCCGACCGGCCAACCCCCAGGAACGGCTCAGCTTCCTTCACTCAAACAGGATCTGGCCTAGGATTTCATTCCGATGTGAATCAGGCGGTCTCTTCGGCTGCTCTCATGCGTCCTCTTTTTGAACTGGAAGCACGTCGTTTTTACACAACTGACGACGATATCAGTTCCTCTTGGGATCGCCTGGACCTGCTCTGGTTGGCCTTTGCCATCATGGACGTGATTTCAGAACTTGCCGAATACCAGTCTGGGGCCACACGCGGAGAAGTCCTGGAACGACTCCTCCCCATGATTAGCCAACAGGCCCTGGCATGTGGCATTGATCAAGCCACCGACGAAGGCTTGACCGAAATCCTGGGCAAGGTATTCGACCACCTCGCCAATCGCCACAACAGGTATCTCCCCTTTCAATACAACTGGTTCGACGCCAAATCTGGTCAATTTCAAGTCCGCCGGTTCTGGTTAATCAAGAATGTGTACACCGGCGAAGGGCGTGAGGCCTTATTCGCACTGACCGAGGAAGGTTACACCGCCTATTTTGGCCTCCATGAAACCAGCGCCCTCGACGCCACAGCCATCGGCAACCTCCGCATTAAACT
Coding sequences within it:
- a CDS encoding IS66 family transposase, with translation MKFDAATLPNTPEALKQIFAELHGQLDTLQAAHQKETSLLHEQIRHLRAQLFGPKSEKITSDSSIQILPLFDMPEPEECDTEPEKINIEGHQRSKKGRRPLPEDLPRVEQVHDIDESEKTCGCGGRLVRIGEEVSEQLDIVPARMQVIRHIRPKYACKACEGEKNNGAAVKVAPVHPQIKEPGRSPRTKSYMWGFRRGDPDKSPIIIYQYRPTREGDVVRSFLEDFSGYVHSDGYNGYAFLDTREGVPHIGCLAHVRRKFNNIVKAQGKKRKSGAADVALSFISKLYKLERQFEKQHLGSDEIYQQRQNYAKPILEDFHQWLLKQSARTLPKGLLGQAVIYALNQWDRVKGYLEHGNLSPDNNLTENCIRPFAVGRKNWLFAGTPQGAEASAALYSLIETAKANTVAPYSYLRYIFEKLPLAATLEDYEALLLWNAREACVQTIA